One genomic window of Mogibacterium diversum includes the following:
- a CDS encoding N-acetylmuramoyl-L-alanine amidase family protein yields the protein MLKESQGNGMAQIKKLRHHLLVMATCLAMMLASSCFVASATDEDVSANGAANNEAVSTEESTDAASSQNEDATESRQVASSADSAVTAQAADNKATDRAAQARAATYDVSDDELSAPAVSGTWKSESGGWRFYNSAGVMQKGLFTIDGKKYYLGPDGIMKTGWQQIGSHYYYFGSDGSMRTGWLSAGSTWYYLHSDGSMAYGLEEVEKLLYFFGASNDGAMKTGWHKVSDAYYYFGSSGAAVKGWQKIGGYWYYFDKMGVMLTGNHVLDGKSYYLGAANDGAMKTGWQIVGAVYESNKKIADRWGYYGADGAALENNWLKYGGYWYHFDEDGVMQTDVAEIDGKYYYFGTENDGRMKTGWQKIDNTWAYLGADGAARTGWQKIGSYWYYLGEYGEMETDLRNIDGGLYYLGGDGAMRTGWQQVSGDWYYFNASGAAVSGWLQLGSYWYYFGEDHKMVKNTIKELDGKKYAFNSDGVMLSGYL from the coding sequence ATGTTGAAAGAAAGTCAGGGAAACGGCATGGCTCAAATCAAGAAGCTACGTCATCACCTGCTAGTAATGGCAACCTGCCTTGCTATGATGCTAGCTAGCTCCTGCTTTGTAGCAAGCGCTACCGACGAGGATGTTTCAGCAAATGGGGCTGCTAATAACGAAGCCGTATCTACTGAAGAAAGCACTGATGCGGCATCGAGCCAGAACGAAGATGCTACAGAAAGTCGTCAAGTTGCGAGCTCGGCTGATTCGGCTGTAACAGCTCAGGCTGCGGATAATAAGGCTACAGATCGTGCGGCTCAGGCAAGAGCAGCAACCTATGATGTTAGTGATGACGAGTTATCTGCACCTGCTGTTTCTGGAACGTGGAAGAGCGAATCTGGTGGCTGGCGCTTCTATAACAGTGCTGGAGTAATGCAGAAGGGCCTATTCACTATCGACGGCAAGAAGTATTATCTAGGACCAGACGGAATCATGAAGACTGGCTGGCAGCAGATTGGCAGTCATTACTACTACTTCGGCTCGGACGGTTCCATGAGAACGGGCTGGCTCAGTGCGGGAAGCACTTGGTACTATCTACATTCGGATGGTTCGATGGCTTACGGACTAGAGGAGGTTGAAAAGTTGCTCTACTTCTTCGGAGCGTCAAATGATGGAGCTATGAAAACTGGCTGGCATAAGGTTTCAGATGCATACTACTATTTCGGATCCAGCGGTGCAGCCGTTAAAGGCTGGCAGAAAATCGGCGGCTACTGGTACTACTTCGACAAGATGGGAGTTATGCTTACAGGCAATCATGTGTTAGATGGAAAGAGCTACTATCTAGGTGCTGCTAACGATGGAGCCATGAAGACAGGCTGGCAGATAGTTGGTGCAGTCTATGAATCAAACAAAAAGATTGCCGACAGATGGGGATACTACGGAGCTGATGGAGCCGCTTTAGAGAACAACTGGCTAAAGTATGGCGGATATTGGTATCACTTCGATGAGGACGGTGTTATGCAGACCGACGTGGCGGAGATTGACGGTAAATACTACTACTTTGGCACAGAAAACGACGGTAGAATGAAAACCGGATGGCAGAAGATAGATAATACCTGGGCATACTTAGGTGCTGACGGCGCTGCGAGAACAGGCTGGCAGAAGATTGGTAGCTACTGGTACTACCTTGGGGAGTACGGCGAAATGGAGACTGACCTCAGAAACATTGACGGCGGTCTTTACTACCTAGGTGGCGACGGTGCCATGAGGACTGGCTGGCAGCAAGTTTCAGGTGACTGGTATTATTTCAATGCATCTGGAGCAGCAGTATCTGGATGGCTACAGCTCGGTAGCTATTGGTATTACTTCGGTGAAGATCACAAGATGGTTAAGAACACCATCAAAGAGCTCGATGGCAAAAAATATGCATTCAATTCTGATGGTGTGATGCTATCGGGCTATCTTTAA